From a single Loigolactobacillus coryniformis subsp. coryniformis KCTC 3167 = DSM 20001 genomic region:
- a CDS encoding glycerophosphodiester phosphodiesterase: MKKIMILLKLPLIKLPLSLLFCFGSFLILSGFTVIGHRGDPLQAPEETFESFNDAFADGAKYAELDLRESKDGTLIISHDSNLERVSGQDISISKTDFNQLQQVKQSNGESIHSLAELFAYYQNQPQTRFVLETKKSKKNKPTDMEAKVAELVQQYHMENRVMVQSFSAASVVSFSQLLPTVPRYLLANELSDINFDTLQVVTGIDIDATLATPAFIQQMHALNKQVLVWSDIEEQASALANISLTDIDGIVTNYAQLASAYNQAKSTTTMSPLDITSATVSATHAVASVTNPYLTLNAGQPLTAQRTYSLSTLVTNPQHSYAALDQQRWADTDYLNFGSDALLAVPYLNGSASLRYGQTALPLVASPSAPQQVVAHLIPGEAATITAVKLINGRPWLELNQHGWLPAEQTSITLATGEAQIQYQQLLSDAKLTNIKLPRLRDYLPLTQATLPLSTLQKYLLTPAPVYLQAQFQPQNN, encoded by the coding sequence TTGAAAAAAATTATGATTCTACTTAAATTACCCTTGATTAAATTACCGCTGAGCCTATTATTTTGTTTCGGTAGTTTTTTGATTCTCAGTGGCTTCACAGTGATCGGCCACCGTGGTGATCCCCTGCAAGCCCCTGAAGAGACATTTGAAAGTTTTAATGACGCGTTTGCCGACGGCGCTAAATATGCAGAGTTAGATCTGCGGGAGAGTAAAGATGGCACCTTAATTATTTCGCATGATTCCAATCTTGAGCGTGTCAGTGGCCAAGACATCAGCATCAGTAAAACTGATTTTAATCAATTACAACAGGTCAAACAAAGTAATGGTGAATCGATCCACTCACTAGCGGAACTATTTGCGTATTACCAGAACCAGCCACAGACGCGCTTTGTTTTGGAAACTAAAAAAAGCAAAAAGAATAAACCGACTGATATGGAAGCTAAGGTTGCGGAACTAGTGCAACAATATCACATGGAAAATCGGGTCATGGTACAGTCGTTTTCTGCAGCTAGTGTCGTTTCCTTTAGTCAATTATTGCCAACGGTCCCGCGCTATTTACTGGCTAACGAACTAAGTGATATTAATTTTGACACCTTGCAAGTCGTCACCGGTATTGATATTGATGCTACCTTGGCCACGCCAGCATTTATCCAACAAATGCACGCGCTGAACAAGCAGGTACTGGTGTGGAGTGATATTGAAGAGCAAGCTAGCGCATTAGCCAATATTAGTTTGACCGATATTGACGGCATCGTGACCAACTATGCTCAACTCGCCAGTGCCTATAATCAAGCAAAAAGTACGACAACCATGTCGCCCTTAGATATAACTAGTGCCACGGTCAGCGCGACGCATGCCGTTGCTAGCGTGACCAACCCTTATTTAACGTTAAATGCTGGGCAACCGTTAACTGCACAGCGGACCTATTCATTAAGTACCTTAGTCACCAACCCACAACATAGTTATGCCGCACTCGATCAGCAACGCTGGGCCGATACCGACTACTTAAATTTTGGCAGCGATGCCTTATTAGCGGTCCCTTACCTCAATGGTTCTGCCAGCCTGCGTTACGGTCAAACTGCGCTACCATTAGTTGCTAGTCCCAGTGCACCCCAACAAGTCGTTGCTCATTTAATACCGGGCGAAGCAGCTACCATTACCGCCGTTAAACTAATTAACGGCCGCCCATGGTTGGAACTCAATCAGCATGGTTGGTTACCAGCCGAACAGACTTCGATCACTTTAGCTACTGGCGAAGCGCAAATACAGTACCAACAATTGTTATCGGACGCAAAGCTGACTAATATTAAATTACCACGTTTACGTGATTATTTACCGCTGACGCAGGCAACACTACCATTAAGCACTTTACAAAAATATTTACTGACTCCCGCACCCGTTTATCTACAAGCACAATTCCAACCACAAAATAATTGA
- a CDS encoding GNAT family N-acetyltransferase has product MQIRHVQPTDLSTLIEIEKAGFAPAKAATPAAFKNRIDTISDTFLVATEQDQVIGFINGPVIDQLYLTDDLFTTTKPNPVSGGYQSVLGLAVAPAWRHHGVAQQLLSELAQQAQQHQRRAVTLTCEHRLIPFYEAAGFHNDGQSASTHGSVIWYNMVQALN; this is encoded by the coding sequence ATGCAAATTCGCCATGTACAACCAACTGACTTATCAACCTTGATTGAAATCGAAAAGGCTGGCTTTGCCCCAGCAAAAGCGGCTACTCCTGCTGCTTTTAAAAATCGCATTGATACGATCAGCGACACATTTTTAGTGGCCACTGAACAAGACCAAGTGATCGGTTTTATTAACGGTCCAGTGATCGACCAACTTTATTTGACCGATGATCTTTTCACAACCACTAAGCCTAATCCCGTTAGTGGTGGCTATCAAAGTGTCCTCGGCTTAGCGGTTGCACCAGCTTGGCGTCATCACGGTGTGGCCCAACAACTTTTAAGTGAACTAGCCCAACAAGCTCAGCAGCACCAACGACGCGCAGTCACTTTAACTTGTGAGCATCGATTGATCCCATTTTATGAAGCTGCCGGCTTTCACAATGACGGCCAATCAGCATCAACGCACGGTAGTGTTATCTGGTATAATATGGTGCAGGCCCTGAATTAA
- a CDS encoding ArsR/SmtB family transcription factor — protein sequence MENPVAPTALVTAVQEAIPDDAVLAHITTLFKVLGDKTRARILYALYESELSVSGIVAVLDMSQSSVSHQLQTLKQAGLVKNRRAGKMIYYSLADHHVISIFSQVIQHVNEDQN from the coding sequence GTGGAAAATCCTGTTGCCCCGACTGCCTTGGTGACCGCTGTGCAGGAGGCGATTCCAGATGATGCTGTTTTAGCGCACATCACAACGTTATTTAAAGTCCTAGGTGACAAGACTCGTGCACGAATTCTTTACGCCTTATACGAATCCGAGCTATCGGTCTCCGGCATCGTTGCGGTGTTGGATATGTCGCAATCATCCGTTTCACATCAATTACAAACGCTAAAACAAGCTGGTTTAGTTAAAAATCGGCGTGCTGGTAAGATGATCTACTATTCATTAGCCGATCACCACGTTATCAGCATCTTTAGCCAAGTTATTCAACATGTTAATGAAGATCAAAATTAA
- a CDS encoding HD domain-containing protein has product MNELQQKQLAAATTYMQQVLGQDHSGHSIDHIQRVVCLTKTLCQQEHVAAFVPLLAATLHDVIDDKVVADVAVARQQLRDFLAAEQVSDEQQTEIWLIIDRLSFSKNLVHKQALPLSGQIVQDADRLDAIGAIGIARTFYYGGHTGAPLYDPAIKPRTQMDKAAYRQQSPVINHFYEKLLLLQASMNTPSAKKIAAQRQQVMLAFLAEFKAEWNGEA; this is encoded by the coding sequence ATGAATGAGTTACAACAGAAACAATTGGCTGCGGCAACAACTTATATGCAGCAAGTATTAGGGCAAGATCATAGCGGGCACAGTATTGACCATATTCAGCGTGTGGTCTGTTTGACGAAGACGCTTTGCCAGCAAGAGCACGTCGCTGCGTTTGTGCCTTTATTGGCGGCAACGCTACATGACGTGATCGATGATAAAGTGGTTGCTGACGTGGCAGTAGCCCGGCAACAGCTGCGTGACTTTTTAGCTGCGGAACAAGTGAGCGATGAACAACAAACAGAAATTTGGTTGATTATTGATCGTTTGTCCTTCAGTAAAAATCTGGTACATAAACAAGCCTTACCTTTAAGTGGCCAGATCGTGCAGGACGCTGATCGATTAGATGCAATTGGCGCAATTGGAATTGCACGTACTTTTTATTATGGCGGTCACACTGGGGCACCGCTATATGATCCAGCCATCAAGCCGCGAACCCAGATGGATAAAGCCGCTTACCGGCAGCAAAGTCCAGTGATCAATCACTTTTATGAGAAGCTACTGTTATTGCAAGCCAGCATGAACACACCAAGTGCTAAAAAAATTGCTGCACAACGGCAGCAAGTAATGTTAGCTTTTCTAGCTGAATTTAAAGCCGAATGGAACGGGGAAGCGTAA
- a CDS encoding GNAT family N-acetyltransferase, producing the protein MGVLVQELLEQPSVPASRVKLRPVTLADTAAMFDYASDPATAHYVFPVNHSLVDSKKAILDFFMARPAGQYGIALNENNQLIGAVQLLDIDENNRKASLAYVLNPAYQHRGYMQESVTALLDMLFHQTSMQRIYALHEPENQASAKVMAAVGMQQEGVLHQTILMRHQFVDGCLHAITREQYLNK; encoded by the coding sequence ATGGGAGTTTTGGTACAGGAGTTACTTGAGCAACCAAGTGTGCCAGCGTCACGAGTTAAATTACGACCAGTTACACTGGCGGATACGGCCGCAATGTTTGACTATGCCAGTGATCCAGCAACCGCACACTACGTATTTCCAGTCAATCATAGCTTGGTTGATAGTAAAAAGGCCATCTTGGATTTTTTCATGGCACGACCAGCCGGACAATACGGCATTGCTTTAAACGAAAATAATCAACTGATCGGTGCAGTGCAATTGCTTGATATCGATGAAAATAATCGTAAAGCGAGTCTGGCGTATGTACTTAATCCAGCTTATCAGCATCGCGGTTATATGCAGGAAAGTGTGACGGCATTGTTGGATATGCTGTTTCACCAAACAAGTATGCAGCGTATCTATGCCTTGCATGAACCGGAAAATCAAGCTTCAGCTAAGGTGATGGCCGCAGTAGGGATGCAGCAGGAAGGGGTACTACATCAGACTATTTTGATGCGTCATCAGTTTGTCGACGGCTGTCTACACGCTATCACGCGCGAACAATATTTAAATAAATAG
- the pepV gene encoding dipeptidase PepV, with protein MTIDWEKEVKQREPEMLADLAELIAIDSSRDDEHKTATAPLGEGPRDALRKVLSFGERDGFTTKNIDNLAGRIEYGDGAEALGIFAHMDVVPAGDGWDTEPFKLTEQDGKLIGRGTSDDKGPSIAAYYGLKIVRDLGLPLSKKVQLIFGTDEESDWTGLNRYQETQKMPDFGFSPDAEFPIINGEKGITDLTIKFPTLAQSTTAALNLQSFEAGLRSNMVPQKATAVVTGATELNTAFDAFLAANPVTGQITQNDDQTTITVLGKVAHSMAPEDGINAATYLATFLADLNLDQAGKAYVTVIKDYFHQADRGQHLNIAHTDEIMGDLTASPDLFHYQVGQVPDILLNVRYPKGIDAATITKNIQQTLAEYQVEITASAHSMTPHYVAPDDPLVATLLSVFEARTGQPGHQAVVGGGTYGRLLKRGVAFGALFDETKNVMHQANEYTLKADFLKAAAIYAQAIFELAK; from the coding sequence ATGACGATTGATTGGGAAAAAGAAGTTAAACAACGCGAACCAGAAATGTTAGCCGATCTCGCGGAATTAATTGCGATCGATTCTTCACGTGATGATGAACATAAAACAGCTACCGCGCCTTTAGGCGAAGGACCACGGGATGCACTCCGCAAAGTGCTCTCATTTGGTGAACGCGATGGTTTTACGACTAAAAATATTGATAACTTAGCTGGCCGAATCGAATATGGCGACGGCGCCGAAGCCTTAGGCATCTTTGCACACATGGACGTCGTTCCCGCTGGTGATGGTTGGGATACAGAACCATTTAAATTAACTGAACAAGACGGAAAATTGATTGGTCGCGGAACTAGTGACGATAAAGGACCTTCAATTGCCGCTTATTACGGCTTAAAAATTGTCCGTGACCTGGGTTTACCATTGAGCAAAAAAGTGCAATTGATTTTTGGTACTGATGAAGAGTCTGATTGGACCGGCTTAAATCGTTATCAAGAAACACAAAAAATGCCTGATTTTGGTTTTTCGCCAGACGCTGAATTTCCGATCATCAATGGTGAAAAAGGAATCACTGATCTAACCATCAAGTTCCCTACTTTGGCGCAGAGTACAACGGCAGCTTTGAATTTGCAAAGTTTCGAAGCTGGCTTGCGTAGCAACATGGTTCCACAAAAAGCAACCGCAGTTGTAACTGGCGCTACTGAACTGAATACGGCTTTTGATGCCTTTTTAGCTGCTAATCCAGTTACTGGTCAAATTACTCAAAATGACGACCAAACAACGATCACTGTATTAGGTAAAGTTGCTCATTCAATGGCCCCTGAAGATGGGATCAACGCTGCCACTTATCTGGCTACGTTCTTAGCTGACCTTAACTTAGATCAAGCTGGTAAAGCCTACGTTACGGTGATTAAAGACTATTTCCATCAAGCTGATCGTGGGCAGCATTTAAACATCGCCCACACGGATGAAATTATGGGTGATTTAACCGCTAGTCCTGACTTATTCCATTATCAAGTAGGACAAGTACCTGATATTTTATTGAATGTCCGCTATCCAAAAGGTATTGATGCCGCAACGATCACTAAAAATATTCAGCAAACCTTGGCTGAATATCAAGTTGAGATCACTGCCAGCGCTCATTCGATGACACCACACTATGTTGCACCTGATGATCCATTGGTCGCAACCCTATTGTCGGTTTTTGAAGCACGCACCGGCCAACCCGGTCATCAAGCCGTCGTTGGTGGTGGCACTTATGGCCGACTATTAAAACGTGGGGTCGCTTTTGGTGCTTTGTTCGATGAAACCAAGAACGTTATGCACCAAGCAAACGAGTACACTTTAAAGGCTGACTTCTTGAAAGCAGCGGCAATCTACGCCCAAGCTATTTTCGAGCTAGCCAAATAA
- a CDS encoding TspO/MBR family protein, with the protein MSKIKWGRLALSIIVVELIGMLSSWLAGDIKAIYLGLNKPPLAPPSFLFGIVWPVLYLLLGIYAYHLWTSKTRTTNLRWLLFGGQITLNFLWSIVFFRFNAYWLGLLIILVMVGLLGWLIQQTKERSVILLWPYLLWLLFATYLTAGVALLN; encoded by the coding sequence GTGAGCAAAATAAAATGGGGTCGCTTGGCACTTTCAATTATTGTGGTTGAATTAATTGGGATGCTTTCCAGCTGGTTGGCTGGTGATATTAAAGCTATTTACCTCGGACTGAATAAACCACCACTGGCACCACCATCGTTTCTTTTTGGCATCGTCTGGCCTGTACTATATTTACTGTTAGGAATTTACGCCTATCATTTGTGGACCAGTAAAACACGTACAACTAATTTACGGTGGTTATTATTTGGTGGTCAAATTACTTTAAACTTTTTATGGAGTATCGTCTTTTTCCGTTTTAATGCCTATTGGTTAGGACTATTGATTATCTTAGTGATGGTCGGTTTGTTAGGTTGGCTGATTCAGCAAACCAAGGAGCGGAGTGTTATTCTGCTGTGGCCGTACCTACTTTGGCTATTGTTTGCGACTTACTTGACTGCTGGAGTTGCGCTGTTAAATTAA
- a CDS encoding ASCH domain-containing protein — translation MENESAIKMWHAFITEHPEVKADFDAWSFGATPQMADDLANLVLKRKKTATASNYALYGLTNMPLPQVGDYSVILDGHQQAVAIIRTTAVDVVPFCDVSADHAFAEGEGDRTLAYWRRVHEKFFTEELAAAQQKFTEQTLVLLERFMLLYHY, via the coding sequence ATGGAAAATGAATCAGCAATCAAAATGTGGCACGCCTTTATTACCGAGCATCCTGAAGTCAAAGCTGACTTTGATGCTTGGTCATTTGGGGCAACACCGCAAATGGCCGATGACTTAGCTAATTTAGTGCTTAAGCGTAAGAAAACCGCGACAGCATCAAATTATGCGTTATACGGACTGACCAACATGCCTTTACCGCAAGTTGGTGACTATAGCGTGATTTTAGACGGTCACCAGCAGGCGGTTGCAATCATTCGGACTACTGCAGTTGATGTAGTGCCTTTTTGTGATGTCAGTGCCGATCACGCCTTTGCCGAAGGTGAGGGTGATCGGACGTTAGCTTATTGGCGCCGAGTACATGAAAAATTTTTCACTGAAGAATTGGCTGCCGCACAACAAAAATTTACCGAGCAAACGCTAGTTTTGTTGGAACGTTTTATGTTGTTATACCACTATTAA
- a CDS encoding biotin--[acetyl-CoA-carboxylase] ligase has protein sequence MSTQEKLLTLLLEHPTEYLSGERLGQELGVSRTAIWKAIQALKAAGYQLETKAHQGYRYQSADILSAPVIRQDLAPELAQIPLNIFPQLPSTNQTAKKAAADNVATPQIFIADQQTAGYGRYGRNFVSPEQKGIYMSLLLKPAHPLTDVGLLTTAVATAVFRAIKATTGIVVDIKWVNDLYYQDKKICGILSEAITDFESQQISHLVIGIGLNFATTPLIPAELQNKVGALFQGQPSITRNQLISAIITQFFDLYQTYPDGAFLNEYRAHSLLIGRKVTLQQGQQTITGTVKTINDTGELVLTTTAGKQVFGSGEVTKVHF, from the coding sequence ATGTCAACTCAAGAAAAATTATTAACGCTTTTATTAGAACACCCCACCGAATATCTTTCTGGTGAACGTTTAGGCCAAGAACTAGGTGTTTCCCGCACTGCTATTTGGAAGGCCATTCAAGCCTTAAAGGCAGCTGGTTACCAGTTAGAAACTAAAGCACATCAAGGTTATCGGTACCAATCAGCCGATATTCTGAGCGCACCGGTGATTCGCCAGGATTTAGCACCTGAGTTAGCGCAAATTCCTTTGAATATTTTTCCGCAGTTACCCTCCACTAATCAAACTGCCAAAAAAGCAGCCGCTGACAATGTAGCTACTCCCCAAATTTTTATTGCGGATCAACAAACTGCTGGCTACGGCCGTTACGGGCGAAATTTTGTCTCACCGGAACAAAAAGGTATCTATATGTCGCTACTGCTAAAACCCGCTCATCCATTGACTGATGTTGGCTTATTGACCACTGCCGTAGCCACCGCCGTTTTTCGTGCAATCAAGGCAACAACTGGTATTGTCGTCGATATTAAATGGGTCAATGATCTTTATTATCAGGATAAAAAAATTTGTGGTATTTTGTCTGAAGCCATCACTGATTTTGAAAGCCAACAGATCAGTCATCTCGTGATTGGAATCGGGCTTAATTTTGCTACGACCCCTTTGATTCCTGCTGAACTACAGAATAAGGTTGGTGCGCTTTTTCAAGGCCAACCATCGATTACCCGTAATCAGTTGATCAGTGCGATCATCACCCAATTTTTCGACCTTTATCAGACTTATCCTGATGGTGCTTTTTTAAACGAATATCGTGCGCATTCACTTTTAATCGGCCGTAAAGTTACGCTGCAACAAGGTCAGCAAACCATTACCGGTACTGTCAAGACAATCAATGACACCGGTGAATTAGTGTTGACTACCACTGCTGGTAAGCAGGTCTTCGGCTCCGGTGAAGTCACCAAAGTTCATTTTTAG